One Triticum dicoccoides isolate Atlit2015 ecotype Zavitan chromosome 5B, WEW_v2.0, whole genome shotgun sequence genomic window carries:
- the LOC119312469 gene encoding uncharacterized protein LOC119312469 isoform X2, with protein sequence MDGLFRSSCRCCSSFASPPRSYPLDEMEACASTSRVLLPFPPRAMRPAAAACFGHRRAGAGQRRGVWLAPARASLDSAAVLLDAAVGAGAGAGYSQASYNTSLGLFILSVSGLWSLIKRSIKSKIVQKTSVGEEGQPTAPSLVAGEILSFFTRNSFAVSDRGKVITLPPDYYRCQRRPPTSSSMTMPTGAACLPINDVGNDCTPRRMSSSK encoded by the exons ATGGATGGCCTCTTCAGGAGCTCCTGCCGCTGCTGCAGTTCGTTTGCGTCACCGCCCCGGTCTTATCCGCTTGACGAAATGGAAgcctgcgcctccaccagccgcGTCCTCCTCCCTTTCCCTCCCCGCGCCATGCGGCCGGCGGCGGCCGCCTGCTTCGGGCACCGCCGGGCGGGGGCCGGCCAGAGAAGAGGGGTGTGGCTGGCCCCGGCCCGCGCGTCGCTCGACAGCGCCGCGGTGCTCCTCGACGCCGCCGTTGGGGCGGGGGCAGGGGCGGGGTACTCGCAGGCCAGCTACAACACCTCCCTGGGGCTCTTCATTCTCTCTGTGTCGGGGCTCTGGTcactcatcaagcgctccatcaagTCCAAG ATTGTGCAGAAGACGTCCGTCGGGGAGGAAGGGCAGCCGACGGCGCCGAGCCTGGTGGCCGGGGAGATCCTCTCGTTCTTCACGCGCAACAGCTTCGCCGTCTCCGACCGCGGCAAGGTCATCAC GTTGCCTCCTGACTACTATCGATGCCAACGGCGGCCGCCTACCTCTTCATCGATGACCATGCCAACTGGCGCTGCCTGCCTCCCCATCAACGACGTCGGCAACGACTGCACCCCAAG GAGGATGAGTAGCAGCAAATGA
- the LOC119312469 gene encoding uncharacterized protein LOC119312469 isoform X1, with protein sequence MDGLFRSSCRCCSSFASPPRSYPLDEMEACASTSRVLLPFPPRAMRPAAAACFGHRRAGAGQRRGVWLAPARASLDSAAVLLDAAVGAGAGAGYSQASYNTSLGLFILSVSGLWSLIKRSIKSKIVQKTSVGEEGQPTAPSLVAGEILSFFTRNSFAVSDRGKVITLPPDYYRCQRRPPTSSSMTMPTGAACLPINDVGNDCTPRQVHPGGVLS encoded by the exons ATGGATGGCCTCTTCAGGAGCTCCTGCCGCTGCTGCAGTTCGTTTGCGTCACCGCCCCGGTCTTATCCGCTTGACGAAATGGAAgcctgcgcctccaccagccgcGTCCTCCTCCCTTTCCCTCCCCGCGCCATGCGGCCGGCGGCGGCCGCCTGCTTCGGGCACCGCCGGGCGGGGGCCGGCCAGAGAAGAGGGGTGTGGCTGGCCCCGGCCCGCGCGTCGCTCGACAGCGCCGCGGTGCTCCTCGACGCCGCCGTTGGGGCGGGGGCAGGGGCGGGGTACTCGCAGGCCAGCTACAACACCTCCCTGGGGCTCTTCATTCTCTCTGTGTCGGGGCTCTGGTcactcatcaagcgctccatcaagTCCAAG ATTGTGCAGAAGACGTCCGTCGGGGAGGAAGGGCAGCCGACGGCGCCGAGCCTGGTGGCCGGGGAGATCCTCTCGTTCTTCACGCGCAACAGCTTCGCCGTCTCCGACCGCGGCAAGGTCATCAC GTTGCCTCCTGACTACTATCGATGCCAACGGCGGCCGCCTACCTCTTCATCGATGACCATGCCAACTGGCGCTGCCTGCCTCCCCATCAACGACGTCGGCAACGACTGCACCCCAAG ACAAGTCCACCCTGGAGGTGTTTTGTCATAA
- the LOC119312469 gene encoding protein COFACTOR ASSEMBLY OF COMPLEX C SUBUNIT B CCB1, chloroplastic-like isoform X3 produces MDGLFRSSCRCCSSFASPPRSYPLDEMEACASTSRVLLPFPPRAMRPAAAACFGHRRAGAGQRRGVWLAPARASLDSAAVLLDAAVGAGAGAGYSQASYNTSLGLFILSVSGLWSLIKRSIKSKIVQKTSVGEEGQPTAPSLVAGEILSFFTRNSFAVSDRGKVITLPPDYYRCQRRPPTSSSMTMPTGAACLPINDVGNDCTPRW; encoded by the exons ATGGATGGCCTCTTCAGGAGCTCCTGCCGCTGCTGCAGTTCGTTTGCGTCACCGCCCCGGTCTTATCCGCTTGACGAAATGGAAgcctgcgcctccaccagccgcGTCCTCCTCCCTTTCCCTCCCCGCGCCATGCGGCCGGCGGCGGCCGCCTGCTTCGGGCACCGCCGGGCGGGGGCCGGCCAGAGAAGAGGGGTGTGGCTGGCCCCGGCCCGCGCGTCGCTCGACAGCGCCGCGGTGCTCCTCGACGCCGCCGTTGGGGCGGGGGCAGGGGCGGGGTACTCGCAGGCCAGCTACAACACCTCCCTGGGGCTCTTCATTCTCTCTGTGTCGGGGCTCTGGTcactcatcaagcgctccatcaagTCCAAG ATTGTGCAGAAGACGTCCGTCGGGGAGGAAGGGCAGCCGACGGCGCCGAGCCTGGTGGCCGGGGAGATCCTCTCGTTCTTCACGCGCAACAGCTTCGCCGTCTCCGACCGCGGCAAGGTCATCAC GTTGCCTCCTGACTACTATCGATGCCAACGGCGGCCGCCTACCTCTTCATCGATGACCATGCCAACTGGCGCTGCCTGCCTCCCCATCAACGACGTCGGCAACGACTGCACCCCAAGGTGGTGA